The following proteins are encoded in a genomic region of Musa acuminata AAA Group cultivar baxijiao chromosome BXJ2-11, Cavendish_Baxijiao_AAA, whole genome shotgun sequence:
- the LOC135626680 gene encoding protein FATTY ACID EXPORT 3, chloroplastic-like isoform X2 yields the protein MAAAIHGFVSLRKPNPNLNGIRASSSSFSSTIPLRTARRLVGSAHPPLSHRDLGARLQYLDRRTSKIAFVASREEPHSDIELQKEMTDAELKAAMSHEAWQEALEHFKTEAMKVKAVSEEAYQVYTKKAMEILTDTSEKLKIQAEKAQHDLNLIAKEVSEQGKEYLSTATTNSPDSVREIFETYASANELNMSSIRDFYLGIPYGSFLSIGGFIYFILTGSIPAIRFGVVLGSIIFALSVSSMRSWKNGKTTPLLLIGQTAISAIIFFRQCLLCSQRGSFPNLLMLLISGSMAGFYIYRMVIDGHKARPSVEQRSEN from the exons ATGGCTGCTGCGATCCATGGCTTCGTTTCCCTCCGAAAACCTAATCCTAATCTCAATGGGATCCGAGCTtcctcatcttccttctcctctACAATCCCATTACGCACCGCACGCCGCCTTGTGGGTTCGGCTCATCCTCCGCTCTCGCATAGGGATTTGGGAGCTCGGCTACAGTACCTGGATCGGCGGACGTCCAAGATTGCATTTGTGGCTTCTCGCGAGGAACCG CATTCAGATATTGAACTGCAGAAGGAGATGACTGATGCTGAACTAAAAGCTGCAATGTCACATGAAGCATGGCAGGAGGCACTCGAACACTTCAAGACAGAAGCCATGAAAGTCAAAGCTGTGTCAGAAGAAGCATACCAGGTGTACACGAAGAAAGCAATGGAGATATTAACAGATACATCTGAGAAACTCAAGATCCAAGCAGAAAAGGCACaacatgacttgaatttaatagCCAAAGAAGTCTCAGAACAAGGAAAAGAGTATCTTTCTACAGCAACAACGAATTCTCCTGATTCAGTTAGGGAAATTTTCGAGACCTATGCATCAGCAAATGAGTTGAACATGTCCTCTATCAGAGATTTTTACCTTGGGATTCCATATG GTTCCTTTCTTTCCATTGGAGGTTTCATCTATTTCATCCTAACTGGAAGCATTCCTGCGATTCGATTTGGTGTTGTTCTTGGCTCTATAATTTTTGCTCTAAGTGTATCAAGCATGAGGTCATGGAAGAATGGAAAAACAACCCCACTTCTTTTGATTGGGCAAACTG CAATATCTGCTATTATCTTCTTCAGGCAATGCTTGTTGTGTTCTCAG AGGGGATCATTTCCAAACCTTTTGATGCTCCTTATCAG TGGTTCAATGGCAGGTTTCTACATTTATAGAATGGTAATCGATGGTCACAAGGCTCGCCCAAGTGTGGAACAGAGATCAGAAAATTAG
- the LOC135626680 gene encoding protein FATTY ACID EXPORT 3, chloroplastic-like isoform X1 has product MAAAIHGFVSLRKPNPNLNGIRASSSSFSSTIPLRTARRLVGSAHPPLSHRDLGARLQYLDRRTSKIAFVASREEPKHSDIELQKEMTDAELKAAMSHEAWQEALEHFKTEAMKVKAVSEEAYQVYTKKAMEILTDTSEKLKIQAEKAQHDLNLIAKEVSEQGKEYLSTATTNSPDSVREIFETYASANELNMSSIRDFYLGIPYGSFLSIGGFIYFILTGSIPAIRFGVVLGSIIFALSVSSMRSWKNGKTTPLLLIGQTAISAIIFFRQCLLCSQRGSFPNLLMLLISGSMAGFYIYRMVIDGHKARPSVEQRSEN; this is encoded by the exons ATGGCTGCTGCGATCCATGGCTTCGTTTCCCTCCGAAAACCTAATCCTAATCTCAATGGGATCCGAGCTtcctcatcttccttctcctctACAATCCCATTACGCACCGCACGCCGCCTTGTGGGTTCGGCTCATCCTCCGCTCTCGCATAGGGATTTGGGAGCTCGGCTACAGTACCTGGATCGGCGGACGTCCAAGATTGCATTTGTGGCTTCTCGCGAGGAACCG AAGCATTCAGATATTGAACTGCAGAAGGAGATGACTGATGCTGAACTAAAAGCTGCAATGTCACATGAAGCATGGCAGGAGGCACTCGAACACTTCAAGACAGAAGCCATGAAAGTCAAAGCTGTGTCAGAAGAAGCATACCAGGTGTACACGAAGAAAGCAATGGAGATATTAACAGATACATCTGAGAAACTCAAGATCCAAGCAGAAAAGGCACaacatgacttgaatttaatagCCAAAGAAGTCTCAGAACAAGGAAAAGAGTATCTTTCTACAGCAACAACGAATTCTCCTGATTCAGTTAGGGAAATTTTCGAGACCTATGCATCAGCAAATGAGTTGAACATGTCCTCTATCAGAGATTTTTACCTTGGGATTCCATATG GTTCCTTTCTTTCCATTGGAGGTTTCATCTATTTCATCCTAACTGGAAGCATTCCTGCGATTCGATTTGGTGTTGTTCTTGGCTCTATAATTTTTGCTCTAAGTGTATCAAGCATGAGGTCATGGAAGAATGGAAAAACAACCCCACTTCTTTTGATTGGGCAAACTG CAATATCTGCTATTATCTTCTTCAGGCAATGCTTGTTGTGTTCTCAG AGGGGATCATTTCCAAACCTTTTGATGCTCCTTATCAG TGGTTCAATGGCAGGTTTCTACATTTATAGAATGGTAATCGATGGTCACAAGGCTCGCCCAAGTGTGGAACAGAGATCAGAAAATTAG
- the LOC135626251 gene encoding non-specific lipid-transfer protein-like, producing the protein MASSSALLAVALACLLLAAPNTAQAAIGCGQIISYLIPCLGYAQGTGPLTEGCCSGVRALNGAAQTTPDRQATCNCLKRSAAGVSGIQPGLIAGIPSKCGINVPYRISPSTDCSRVR; encoded by the exons ATGGCTTCCTCCAGTGCTCTCCTGGCAGTGGCGCTCGCCTGCCTTCTCCTCGCCGCGCCGAACACGGCGCAAGCCGCGATCGGCTGCGGCCAGATAATCTCCTACCTCATTCCCTGCCTTGGCTACGCCCAGGGCACGGGGCCTCTCACAGAAGGATGCTGCAGCGGGGTGAGGGCACTCAACGGCGCCGCCCAGACCACACCGGACCGCCAGGCCACCTGCAACTGCCTCAAGAGATCCGCCGCCGGCGTCTCGGGGATTCAGCCCGGTCTCATCGCCGGGATCCCGAGCAAGTGCGGCATCAATGTCCCCTACCGCATCAGCCCCTCCACCGACTGCTCTCG GGTGAGGTGA